The Tissierellales bacterium sequence AAAGAGCAGATGATTCTCCAAAAATTTCTTTCATTGTCTTTTCAGCAATCAAAAATGTCCCATAACCTAAACTATTTGTACTCGCAAGTAATTTTACATTAACTGGAACTTTTTCATCGTCAACTAAAAACTCCACTACAAACTCGTCTCCAATTTCAAATCCATTCTTTTCAAATGCATGACCATATGCATAAATAATCCCATTTTCTTTTACCATAGTGTCATAATCAATATCTCCAAGTTCTAGTTCTCTTTGTAGTTCCTGAACGTCAAATTCGTCAAAAGTTCCAATTGCGACACGTTTTTCATCAAATAATGTATCCTTATACAAAACATTTCCCAAGGATAAATAAATTTCTTTTATTTTCGAAACTCCTTGAATATCTTTTATCTCATTTAAGTACACATCTATCTCATTATTTTTTTGCCTTATATTTAAGTTATTAGCTGGATACTCTTTGTCGTCTACCGAATAGTTTAGCGATACTTGAAAATCGCCATAAAATATTGTATCTTTAACAATAGAATTAACATCAACACTCGATAGCAAACCTGTACTTGCAATAAATAAAGCACCGCTAACCGCCATCACAATAACTGAAATTTTTATATTCTTTATATTTTGTTTTAAGTCAATTTTTGCTAGTGTCGCTATACTAATTTTTCTATGAGAAGCTCTGCGTTTTAACAGCTTTACTTCTTCTACTCTATAGCTAAATGCTTCAATTGGAGAAAACTTAATCATCCTTTTTACTACTGGTTGTGTACATACAAATGTTGCTAATATCATTGTTATGAATATTTTCACTGTCAAAATTGGCAGTCCTTTATAATCAAATTCCAATAGTGAATAATTTGCATTCAAGTATTTTACACAAATATACGCAATTAGCTGACCAATAATTAATCCGCTTATGATTCCAATAAGTGAGAGTATGCCATTTTCAATATACAATATTTTCTTGACCTGATTTATATTTGCTCCTAATATTCTCAGTCTACCTACATTTTGAATATTTAAAAACAATAATGCCGAATACACCGAGTACAAAACTAAGCCACTAAAGAGTACAAGCAATATAGAAATTAGACCCTTTGCCAATTTCGTTTGATATGTTGAATCAGAAATAACTTTCATATATTCAATATTTTTAAAAACATCATCACTTTCTATATTGTGTTTATTTGCTAATAATTCTATATTCTCATTTAGCTCATTATAGTTTCCACTATTTCTTAATCTGATAAATGCTGTGAAACCATTGATATTATTCTCCGAATTTGACATAACCAATTTCCTTGATACCATAAAAGAATACGAACCTCGGCTAAGCTTATAATCTGTTCCGTCGTCAACCTTATTGTCAAACACGCCACTTATTACAAATTCTTTTTCAATAACTTTCCCCTCATTATTTATCCTAAATGGAATATTTATTTTCTCACCAATTTTAGCTTCTACATCAAAGGCTTCAAATAGAAATTTAGTACCAGAAATTTCATTTTCGCTAATAGGATATGAGCCTTGAATATACGATAACTCAGTTACTTCATCGACTAAGTTTTCATTGTACACAAGGTATACATTAGTCCGTTCATCATAGATTTTCGCAAAATTGGTAGTAACCATCAATGCCTCAACATTTTCGTCCTTTGAAAATTCATCGATCTGCTCGTAATTCGTATCTATCACTCTCATATGATAATTCATATTTGACGAAAGTATATTTTGTTTATTGATATCAACTATGGATGTTCCTACAATTGATATTATAGTTATCAAAAATGTAGCTATAAAAATCGTGCTGATAATCAAGGATGACTTAGCTTTATCTCGAATAATATTTTTAAATACAATTCTCTTAATCATATCAGCTCACCATCTACAACCTTGCCATCCGCCATTACCAATACTCGGTTTGTCATCTTTGCAATGTCATCATCATGGGTAACTATAACTAGTGTTTGTCTATACTTTTTAGTAAATTTTGTCAACATATCCATAACTTCAAAGCTCATTTTAGAATCTAAATTTCCAGTTGGCTCGTCAGCTAGAATTATAGCTGGTTTTGTTGATAATGCCCTTGCAATTGCAACTCTTTGTTGTTCGCCACCAGATAATTGATTTGGATACATATCAACTTTATCTTTCAATCCTAAATCCGCAATTATTTCTTTTATAAAACCATCTTCTGGCGCATTGCCATTTAGCCCTAGCGTGAGTATGACATTCTCCCATACAGTAAGCGTTGGCACTAAATTAAAAAATTGAAAAACAAACCCTATTCTTGTTCTTCTAAACTTCGTCCTATCTGCATCGTTCATTTGATTTATGTCTAAGCCTTCAACTAAAACTTCTCCGGAAGTATTAGTGTCTAGTCCGCTAAGCATATTCAATAGTGTCGACTTTCCTGAACCTGATTTGCCAATTATTGCTACAACTTCTTCTTTTTCTATTGAAAAGCTGATATCATCAACTGCTTTAATGACAACGTCCTCAGCAAAATAATGTTTTGATAAGTTTTTCACTTCAATAATTTTAGTCATTATATTCTCCTAGATTCATAA is a genomic window containing:
- a CDS encoding ABC transporter permease yields the protein MIKRIVFKNIIRDKAKSSLIISTIFIATFLITIISIVGTSIVDINKQNILSSNMNYHMRVIDTNYEQIDEFSKDENVEALMVTTNFAKIYDERTNVYLVYNENLVDEVTELSYIQGSYPISENEISGTKFLFEAFDVEAKIGEKINIPFRINNEGKVIEKEFVISGVFDNKVDDGTDYKLSRGSYSFMVSRKLVMSNSENNINGFTAFIRLRNSGNYNELNENIELLANKHNIESDDVFKNIEYMKVISDSTYQTKLAKGLISILLVLFSGLVLYSVYSALLFLNIQNVGRLRILGANINQVKKILYIENGILSLIGIISGLIIGQLIAYICVKYLNANYSLLEFDYKGLPILTVKIFITMILATFVCTQPVVKRMIKFSPIEAFSYRVEEVKLLKRRASHRKISIATLAKIDLKQNIKNIKISVIVMAVSGALFIASTGLLSSVDVNSIVKDTIFYGDFQVSLNYSVDDKEYPANNLNIRQKNNEIDVYLNEIKDIQGVSKIKEIYLSLGNVLYKDTLFDEKRVAIGTFDEFDVQELQRELELGDIDYDTMVKENGIIYAYGHAFEKNGFEIGDEFVVEFLVDDEKVPVNVKLLASTNSLGYGTFLIAEKTMKEIFGESSALYGISVYSSDNQYNQTKQRLYELTKDKSNISLYSRDEEIQYANKTLATIKYPILILCVIIGMIALITIINTMVISIIRRLKEIELYRCIGMTKRQLFLMLSINISFIVASAFVISIAVGNLLGYALVSYAKSNYWIGIVSYNIPAMSILTLAMTQILMTLLLTILMIRFIYRNKLDIKL
- a CDS encoding ABC transporter ATP-binding protein gives rise to the protein MTKIIEVKNLSKHYFAEDVVIKAVDDISFSIEKEEVVAIIGKSGSGKSTLLNMLSGLDTNTSGEVLVEGLDINQMNDADRTKFRRTRIGFVFQFFNLVPTLTVWENVILTLGLNGNAPEDGFIKEIIADLGLKDKVDMYPNQLSGGEQQRVAIARALSTKPAIILADEPTGNLDSKMSFEVMDMLTKFTKKYRQTLVIVTHDDDIAKMTNRVLVMADGKVVDGELI